The Pirellulales bacterium nucleotide sequence TTCGGCCTGTGGTTGTACGACAATTACGCCCGCGATCCTTCGCTGCCCAAGCACGAATCGCACCGGGCCAGCGACGCCGCCGTGGTGCCGGTCGATCAGCACACCTACCGCTGGGTTTGCTCGTTCTCCGATGCGCAAGTTGTCTTTCCGGAGCGGTTCACGCTGGCGCTGCTGAACGATGCCCGAGAAATTGCGGCGGCAGAGGGGACCGAGTTCCGGGTGCTGACTTATCACGAGGCGGAACTGGCCGGCCGCAGCGTCACCATCCGCCGTGTGGGCACACAGCAAGTCGTGGCGGAGTTGCAACCTTCGGTCATCGTGAATGCCACGGGCGCCTGGGTCGATCAAACGTTGCAATCTTTGCATGTGCCGTCGAAGCGACTGATGGGCGGCACGAAGGGAAGCCACTTCGTCACCAGCAATTCGCGCTTGCAAAAACTGCTTGGCGGTCGGGCCGTGTATACCGAGGCGGGCGATGGCCGGCCGATTTTCATTCTTCCGTTCGATTTGCCGTTTATGAATGGCACGTTGGTTGGCACGACCGATGAACCATTCGCTGGCGACCCGTCGACCGCCGTGGCGACGCAGCCCGAGCTGGAGTATCTGGTGGCGGCGGTCAACGAAGTGTTTCCCGACCTGCAATTGACGCCTGCCGACATCGATTTGCACTACGCCGGCGTGCGGCCGTTGCCGTATTCGGATGCCGCCACGCCAGGAGCGATTTCTCGCCGGCACTGGATGGAACCTAACCAAAATTGCGAAGTGCCCTCGTATTCAATCATCGGCGGCAAGCTCACCACGTGCCGGTCGCTGGCCGAGGAAGCCGCCGGCGAGATTCTCAAGCGCCTGGGGCTGCCACGAAAGGCCGATTCCAGCCAGCGGCCACTTACCGAGCGCGAACCGTTCTTTGCCGTGCGTGCCGCCGGTTCAGCAGTCCCCGCTGCTGGCAATGACAACGCATCTGCCATGGGTGCGGCGGCTTCGAGCGATCGCTTGGCAAACATGGTGATACCGCTGGCCGTGGTGCGCCAAGTGATTCAAGAGGAATGGGTCACCAAGCTGGACGATTTAATTGAACGGCGGTTGATGCTGCTTTATCATCCACAGTTAACACGGGGGTGCTTGAATCAATTAGCCGATTTGCTGATCGAGGCCTGTCGGTTGAGCAGTACTGATAAAACCGCCGCGGTGGATGCGGTTGTCGAGCGGCTGGCCACACATTTTGGCAAACGGGTGCTGCCATGAGCAAAGCGGCGACAAACAAATACATCTTGGCTCTCGATCAAGGCACGACTTCAAGCCGTGCCATTTTGTTCGGCCACAATGGCCGTCCGGTGGCGGTGTCGCAGCAAGAATTTCCGCAGATCTTGCCGGCGCCGGGCGTGGTTGAACACGATCCAGAAGCGATCTGGAATTCGCAACTTGCCGTGGCGCGGAATGTGTTGCAGCAGGCCCAATGCACGGCCGCCGAAGTGGCCGCACTGGGCGTTACCAATCAGCGTGAAACGACAATTTTGTGGGAGCGCGATACCGGTCGCCCGGTGGCCAATGCCATCGTTTGGCAAAGCCGCATCAGCGTGCCGATTTGCGATCGCTTGAAAGCCGACGGAGCGGAACCGTTGGTGCAGCAAAAAACTGGCCTGGTCATCGATGCCTATTTTTCCGGAACGAAAATCAAATATCTGCTTGATACGGTTCCGGGCTTGCGCGGACGGGCTGAGCGTGGCGAAGTGCTGTTTGGCACGGTCGATTCGTTTTTAATCTGGCGATTAACCGGTGGTCGCCGACATATCACCGATGTGACCAATGCCAGCCGTACTATGCTGTTCGATCTTCACACGCTTTCTTGGGATGACGAACTGCTGAAGTTGCTCGGCGTGCCACGCGCCATCTTGCCGGAAGTGCGATCCAGCAGTGAAGTTTATGGCGAAACGTTGCCCGAGCTGTTTGGCGCACCCATTCCCATCAGCGGTTGCGCCGGCGATCAGCAAGCGGCCACCTTCGGCCAGGCTTGCTTCGAGAAAGGCAGCGCCAAAAACACGTATGGAACCGGTTGCTTCATGCTGCTGAACGTAGGCCCACGACCGGTGAGTTCCAGGAACAAACTGCTCACGACGGTGGGATGGCAAATCGCCGGCCAAACCACATATTGCTTGGAAGGTTCGGTGTTTGTCGCCGGCGCGGTGGTCCAATGGCTGCGCGACGGGCTGAAAATCATCCAATCGAGTTCTGAAATAGAAACGCTGTCCGCCAGCGTGCCGGATGCCGGCGGCGTGGTGTTTGTGCCGGCCTTTGTCGGTCTGGGCGCGCCGCATTGGAATCCGCATGCGCGCGGGGCGATTTTTGGACTCACGCGGGGAACCACGACCGGCCACATTGCTCGGGCGGCATTGGAGTCGATGGCTTTCCAAACCGCCGAAGTGCTGCACGCCATGGAGCAAGATTCCGGCACCAAGCTCGCACAACTTAAAGTTGATGGCGGGGCGAGCGTGAACAACGGTTTGATGCAATTTCAGGCCGACTTGCTCGAAGTACCTGTGGTGCGGCCGGTGGTGGCCGAAACCACTGCGTTGGGTGCAGCGTACTTGGCCGGGTTGGCGGTCGGATTCTGGGAAAACCTGGACGATGTTGTAGGCAATTGGGCGCTCGATCGTAAGTTTCATTCGAACATGTCGCCCGACGAACGGGCCAGTCGACAGGCAACTTGGCGGCAAGCGGTGGAGCGAACGCTGGATTGGGAAGAGTGAGCCAATGGCCGGGCCAGCGAGCTGCTCTATCCTCGAAGCCGAAGTATTCGCAAAACCTCCTAAATTTCGGATTTTTACTCCGCCCAATGAATGGCAAAAAAATTCTTTTCTTATTTCGACGGTATTGAATTGGCTTTTCGCATTCATTGTGAGTTACCTATTCAAATACGTTGCGCGTTGCCTAGGTTGACAGTCCTTCTTATGTTCTCGTAATTGTGAAATAAAAGGCTGCTTAGGTAATGTGATGCGTTAGGTGATTCTGATGTGACAGCGTAAGACAGTGATTTCATTTTTTATGTGGGGGGATTGAGGACCGTTTTTCTGCTTGCTAGCCTCTCTGCAACCAAACGGGTAGTTTGCGAAGAGTTTTCCGGCTGCCCGTTCCCGCCTGTTTGCATCCCACCTTTTACCGCCGCTTCTAGCGAGTCCCGAGTGACAGCACGCAGCGGCTGATCCATCGAGCGTTTGTCGCTGACCGCGCTGCGGAGCGGCCACGTTAGGCTGCCGCGGTCGGCAGATCGTTGTTTGTTGTAAGGAGACGTAACGATGCAGAGTTTGTTGATTGCGCTTGTGGCCTTGGGCACTTCGGGACAAGGGGCCGAGAAAGCAGCCCCGAAGGCTGAAATCGCGGCGAGTGTCGCACACCCTGCCGAGGCTGCTGCAGCCAATCCTTCGGCAATGTCAGCCACGGCCACGCCAGCCGGCACGGTTCGGCTGATGTCGGCCGAAAAGGAACAGCGGCTTCGTAAGCTGCTGCCGCGGGTTGATGACCCCAGTTTGCAGAAGATTCTCAAAGACCCACGTTTGATTTTGTATACCGAGCAAGAAATGCCCCGCGCCTATCAGGAATGGAGCGGCAGCTTGCAGGGCATTCATTCGGCGTACTACAACATTTCGGCCAATGGCTCGGAGCCGTACGGGAATGGCAATCGTGAATTCCCCTGGGGTAGCCCGGCGGGAACCCAACGGACCAGCGGCGTGGAAGCTTTCCGCTTTGTATGGTTGCCGCGCGATTCCAACGATCGGCCGCGGCCCGTGGTTTGGTTTCGCAAGCGCTTGCGAGGCGACACCACCGACGGCTACGCCTGGACGTTTCCGGTCGGGGCCGTGGTGGGCGAAGCGCTGACGATGACCGGTCCGGACGGATATGCCTACACCTTTGAACTGCGCACGCGCACTCGGCAGTACGGATCGTGGGATGTCGACGTGTTCCGGCCGTTCCCCACGGCGGCCGATTTGGCGCAGCGAATCAAAGCGCTGCGGCCCGATTGGCAAAACCAGCCGAAGCTGGCGGCAGCCATCGATCATCTGGAGCAACCGCTGGAAATGAAAGTGCTCTTGCTGGCGGATAAGCAACCGGCGATGCACGTGTTCCGGCAAACCGCTGGCGTCGATTCGTTGCCACCGTTGAGCGACGACAAGCTGGTCGGCCAATTGCTCTCCGGCACGGTCTTTCGTTCGGTGTCGGGCGAAGTGTGGCAGCAATCGCCTAGCGGTGTGAAAACCTATGCTCCAACCACGGCGGCCGGTTTCAATATTGTGCCGACCAATTACGAGGCCGGGTTTGTGCAGGTCGATTCCGCCAGTTGCATGCGCTGTCACGAGTCGGCGGCGCGGCCGGTTTCCGATTTCAATCCCGGGCGCGATTGGTACGGACACATTCGCGGGAGCGACGCCATTTTGTCGTTTCATCCGTTCGCGCCGGAATCGGTCAGCGACAACGGCTATGGGCGGCCGGTGAAAATGCGGGCGGAATTCGAGCAGGCGGGCGTAATTGCCAAGTATGATCCGCAGCAACATCCGGCTAAGTTTTATCAAACCCTGGACGTGCAGCAGCAATGATTGGCTTCGAATGATTTGCAGCGTTGATGTGCAGCATTGAGAGGGCACGCCCAACCCCCGGTCGATGGCGACCGGGGGTTTTTCGTGCGCGACAGGGCAATTGCTGGGGGTAGTGGTGATTGTAAGCTCGTCTGCATCCGGGTTGGGATTTCCAGCGGATTTTGCAAAAATCGGCGGTGCGGTGCATCACTGTCGCAAAATTCAAGCAACGATCAGAATTCACGCGCGCCCATGTCGCTGTGAATTCAGCGGGGCGCTTTCGAGATTCGCAGCATAGCAAAAGCGCGGCCCAATTTTCGACAAAAACTAAGGCCAGCTACGGCAGTTCAGCGCTTTCGCCGCCAGAAATGGTGGCCAGGCAGGAGAGAATGCGGATGTCCATGGTGGCCAAAAACACGCGCACGGAGCCGTCGCACAGGACGAAGTTAATGGCTCCGTTGCCCCCGTGCACGCCGGCAAAAGTGCGGTAACAGGGTTGGGGAAAAGTGGCATAGGTGCCATTGGCGCACTTGTCGTAATCCGGATCCAGCGTGATGGAAGTGGCATTGGCATTGCAGCCTAAAGGGTTGCCTCGGCAGCCCGTGGCCGAAGTGTCGGTTGCCGCTGCGGGTAGCGTGACGCTGCCCAAACTGTTTCCAAACACACTGCTGGCCCAAAATGCGGACCGGCTTACGATGGCGCCGCCGGTTGTCACCGGCTCCGGCTGTGTAATAGTGGTGTACTCACCAATCAGAAGCGTTTTGGAAGTGCCATCGGTAATTTGAGTAATTTTGACCGGGCTATGACTAAGGATCGACATTTCGCAATTGGGCGTTGCACCCGTGGGTGGCGCAACAATAATGGCGGGGAGCGGTCCTTTATCGAGGGCGCGCATCGTTTCCCCCCCTGATCCAGCCTTGTAACTGTCGAAATAAGCTTCTGCAGGATCGGTTGCGGCAAAAAATCCACGGCCAGCAACTCCGCGGTAAGAACTGGTGGCAATCGGTATATTTAAGCTGTACTCTTGCTGAGTTTGCGGTAGCTGCAGCGATGGGGGATTAGGGTCACTAGGACAAGACTGGACGGGCAAAATCGCTTTGCGCACCGGCTCGTTCGTCGGGTCGAGGTTTGAAAGATCGAACCGGTATTGCCTGTATAAGGTTGTTTCTTCAATGAATGGCAATATATTCAACGCCCAATTCGCGTAAGGGTTGGTTTGGCCGCACGCGGTAGTGGCGCCGCCGGTCGTGGTGCTGGCGATGACTTTGCCCGGCGGCAAGGTTTTTTTGGCGGATGCGTAGTTCAAGCAGCCCAGGCCCAGGTTCTTCAAATTGTCGCTGCACTGCGTGCGGCGGGCGGCTTCGCGGGCGGCTTGGACGGCGGGGAGCAGCAGGGCGATTAAAATGCCGATGATGGCGATCACAACCAGCAACTCCACCAGCGTGAAGGCCCAGCGCTGCCGGCGGCGAGCGGCGGGCACGTTCCGAAGGGCGAGGGACGTGGGGCGAGGGAGGAAGGGGGAGAAATGCCAGCGGAGATCGGGCAGCGACGTGCAATTTTGGCGCGGCAAGTTTTCCATGTGTTTTAAGCGGCCGGATGATCGTCAGGGAAGTTCCCAACTTTCGGCTCCAGCAATGGTGGCAAAGGAGGCCAGGATTTTCATATCCGTAGTGATGGTCAAGGCCCGCGTCGCACCATCGCACAGGACAAAATTAATAGCGCCGCCGCCACCGTGGACGCCAGCGAAGGAATATTTGCATGGCGATCCCGATGTCCCGTGGACGGCGAAGCACTGATTATAGTCGGGGTCCAGAGAGTCTTGCATGGCCGAGGCATTGCAAGTGTTCATATTGGTTTTGCAGGCGACGGGCAAGGAAATATTGCCTAAGTCATTGCCGTACAGACTATCTGCCCAAAAAGCGGCGCGGCTGACCGGCGGATTGCCGCTTGGCTGGGTGACTGTCGTGTACTCACCGATCAGCAGCGACTTGGATGTTCCGTCGGTAATATCATGGATTTTAACGGGAGCGTGTGACAGAAGTGCAATTGGACAGTTAGAGACGGGCATGATTTGCGGTAGAGCACCTTTGTCTTGAGTTCGCAGGTCTCCTGCCAGAGATTGGTAGGTACTCCAATAGGCAACGTCGGAAGGCGCATCTCCCCAGGCGCGACCAGCGACACCTTTATACGAACTGGTCGCATAGGTACGTTGAGGTGCGTCGATATAAACTTCAGGGTAGGAAAGTTGCGGCGGATTGGGATCGCTGGGACAGCTCATGGATGGGAGCAATGTTTGCTCGGCCATAGCGTTCGAAGCGTCGTCATTCGTCTTGTCGAAATGATACAAGCTCCACGTCTGCTTTTCCTCGATATAGGGAAGAATGTCCAAGGCCCAATTATCAAATAGGCCGCCAGCTCTGTTACAGGCATTACTTGCGCTGGAGTTATTAACATGTCCTGGGGGCAGCGTTTTTTTGGTGCTTTCGTACGTCAAACAACCCAGGCCAAGTTGCTTCAGATTGTTCATGCACTGCGTGCGGCGGGCCGCTTCACGGGCGGCTTGCACGGCGGGCAAGAGCAGGGCGATTAGAATGCCGATAATGGCGATCACCACTAGCAACTCCACCAGCGTGAAGGCGAGGCGCGGCCGGCGGTGAGCGGCGGGCGGCAAGCAGCGGGTAAAGGTTGAGGGGTAAGCAGCGAAAGGCGAGGAGCCCCAGCGGAAATCACCGGTCGACGTGCAATTTTGGCGCGACAAGTCTGCCATGTGTTTTAAGCGGCCGGATGATCGTCAGGGGAGTTCCCAACTTTCGGCTCCACTGATGGTGGCAAAGGAAGCGAGAATTCGCAGATCCATCGTGATGGTAAAAGCGCGGGTGGAACCATCGCACAAGACGAAATTAATGGCCCCCCCGCCGCTATGGACGCCGGCAAAGGATCGCTTGCAAGCTGATCCGCCAGTACTAAGCACGGCAATGCATTTGTCGTAGTCCGGGTCGAGCGCGATCAACATGCTAGTGCTGGCAATAGCACTGGTACAGGTGGCAGAGTTCATATTGCCCTTGCAGGCATACGGTAATGCAATGTTGCCCACGTCATTGCCATAAATGCTACTCGCCCAGAATGCCGAGCGACTTGTCGGCGGCGGCCCGCCAGTGGGTTGGGTGACGGTAGTGTATTCGCCAACCAACAATGATTTGGAGGCGCCGTCTGTGATGTTTTTCAGCTTTACCGGCGCGCTTGAGAAGGCCGCCATCGGACAATTAGAAATTGGCATGATCTGGGGAAGCGGACCCTTATCTGCCAGACTTAACTCACCAGCGCCTGCCTGATAGGTATCCCAATAGGCGCCATCGGAAGGAGCATTGCCCCAAGCACGGCCGCCTACGCCTTTGTACGAGCTGCTGGCATACACGCGTTGAGGAGTGTCAATGTAGATATCGGGGTAGGCGAGTTGCGGCGGGTTCGGGTCGCTGGGGCAAGCCATTGACGGGAGCAATGTTTGCTCGGCCAAAGCATTCGAAGCGTCGTCATTCGTCTTGTCGAAATGATACAAGCTCCACGTCTGCTTTTCCTCGATATAGGGAAGAATGTCCAAGGCCCAGTTTTCATAGAGCCCACCGCCTCTGTTGCATTGGTTATTCGCGCCTGAATTCTGAATGTGCCCTGGCGGAAGCGTTTTTTTGGCGCTTTCATAACTCAAACACCCCAGGCCGAGTTGCTTGAGATTGTTCATGCACTGCGTGCGGCGGGCAGCTTCACGGGCGGCCTGCACGGCGGGCAAGAGCAGGGCGATTAGAATGCCGATAATGGCGATCACCACCAGCAACTCCACCAGCGTGAAGGCCCAGCGCGGCCGGTGGCTGGCGGCAGGCAGCAGGCGGTGGGCAGGAGCCCAGGGGCGCAGGGCTTCTTGTTGATCGTTCCTAGCGCGCAGTGAACCGAACATGATCTACCTCCGGTAAGCTCTTCCCCTGAAACAACCCCCGCTTGCATGGACTAGAAAAGGTCCGCCGGCTCAAGCAGCGCAGACCAGGCGCTTCGGCAGAAAGCGATTTCGCATCTACCGGCTTGAACACAATCCCCCCTGCGCATACCCCACAACAAGGCGGCAGAAGAGTTTTCGACAAAACCCCCAAACTGATGAGGCAATTGTAAACCAAACTGCCGTAAAATTGCAAGCAAAAAGCTTACCTTTTCTTCGGCAAAATGGTCCGCGAGTTGCACTTTTTTACGGCAGGGCTTGACGGGGACACAGGAGTCCAAAGCGATGATTCGCAAACTTAGCACTGGGAAATATCGGCTATATTCGCGTAAGCAGAATCCGAAAACCGGCCGGCGTCGCAACCTGGGGACGTTTACCAGCCTGGCTGCGGCCCATAAACACGAACGGGCGGTGCAGTATTTTAAAAGCCGTTAGCAATTAGTCCGGGCAAGCGCAATGGGCGACTAGCTGCTTCCTGCTGGCCAATTGCTAATTGCTAACTGCTAATCGCTCTGATTAACTGCTGGCCATTTCAGGCGTATCTCGCTTCGATTGCCAGACGGCCCAGACCAGCGCTACCGCGCTGACCACGATGGCGACCCAAAAGAACGTGTCGAGCGGCTTTTCCTGAACCGTGACGCTGAACTTGGACAGTAAGTCGATGGCCTTTTTGTCGTAGGGCAAAATCAGGCCGATGATGAGCAGGCTGACCATGTTCATGACTTTAATGAGCGGGTTGATGGCCGGCCC carries:
- the glpK gene encoding glycerol kinase GlpK, with the protein product MSKAATNKYILALDQGTTSSRAILFGHNGRPVAVSQQEFPQILPAPGVVEHDPEAIWNSQLAVARNVLQQAQCTAAEVAALGVTNQRETTILWERDTGRPVANAIVWQSRISVPICDRLKADGAEPLVQQKTGLVIDAYFSGTKIKYLLDTVPGLRGRAERGEVLFGTVDSFLIWRLTGGRRHITDVTNASRTMLFDLHTLSWDDELLKLLGVPRAILPEVRSSSEVYGETLPELFGAPIPISGCAGDQQAATFGQACFEKGSAKNTYGTGCFMLLNVGPRPVSSRNKLLTTVGWQIAGQTTYCLEGSVFVAGAVVQWLRDGLKIIQSSSEIETLSASVPDAGGVVFVPAFVGLGAPHWNPHARGAIFGLTRGTTTGHIARAALESMAFQTAEVLHAMEQDSGTKLAQLKVDGGASVNNGLMQFQADLLEVPVVRPVVAETTALGAAYLAGLAVGFWENLDDVVGNWALDRKFHSNMSPDERASRQATWRQAVERTLDWEE
- a CDS encoding glycerol-3-phosphate dehydrogenase/oxidase — translated: MPHTVLILGAGINGAALARELTLNGLGVVLVDIQDVAAGATSYSSRLIHGGLRYLEYGDFALVRESLGERTRLLRLAPQFVRPLRLFIPVQNRFGGLMSAARRFLRLKDRPHAGRVLHRGLWTVRFGLWLYDNYARDPSLPKHESHRASDAAVVPVDQHTYRWVCSFSDAQVVFPERFTLALLNDAREIAAAEGTEFRVLTYHEAELAGRSVTIRRVGTQQVVAELQPSVIVNATGAWVDQTLQSLHVPSKRLMGGTKGSHFVTSNSRLQKLLGGRAVYTEAGDGRPIFILPFDLPFMNGTLVGTTDEPFAGDPSTAVATQPELEYLVAAVNEVFPDLQLTPADIDLHYAGVRPLPYSDAATPGAISRRHWMEPNQNCEVPSYSIIGGKLTTCRSLAEEAAGEILKRLGLPRKADSSQRPLTEREPFFAVRAAGSAVPAAGNDNASAMGAAASSDRLANMVIPLAVVRQVIQEEWVTKLDDLIERRLMLLYHPQLTRGCLNQLADLLIEACRLSSTDKTAAVDAVVERLATHFGKRVLP
- a CDS encoding DUF1559 domain-containing protein, with product MADLSRQNCTSTGDFRWGSSPFAAYPSTFTRCLPPAAHRRPRLAFTLVELLVVIAIIGILIALLLPAVQAAREAARRTQCMNNLKQLGLGCLTYESTKKTLPPGHVNNSSASNACNRAGGLFDNWALDILPYIEEKQTWSLYHFDKTNDDASNAMAEQTLLPSMSCPSDPNPPQLSYPEVYIDAPQRTYATSSYKGVAGRAWGDAPSDVAYWSTYQSLAGDLRTQDKGALPQIMPVSNCPIALLSHAPVKIHDITDGTSKSLLIGEYTTVTQPSGNPPVSRAAFWADSLYGNDLGNISLPVACKTNMNTCNASAMQDSLDPDYNQCFAVHGTSGSPCKYSFAGVHGGGGAINFVLCDGATRALTITTDMKILASFATIAGAESWELP
- a CDS encoding DUF1559 domain-containing protein → MENLPRQNCTSLPDLRWHFSPFLPRPTSLALRNVPAARRRQRWAFTLVELLVVIAIIGILIALLLPAVQAAREAARRTQCSDNLKNLGLGCLNYASAKKTLPPGKVIASTTTGGATTACGQTNPYANWALNILPFIEETTLYRQYRFDLSNLDPTNEPVRKAILPVQSCPSDPNPPSLQLPQTQQEYSLNIPIATSSYRGVAGRGFFAATDPAEAYFDSYKAGSGGETMRALDKGPLPAIIVAPPTGATPNCEMSILSHSPVKITQITDGTSKTLLIGEYTTITQPEPVTTGGAIVSRSAFWASSVFGNSLGSVTLPAAATDTSATGCRGNPLGCNANATSITLDPDYDKCANGTYATFPQPCYRTFAGVHGGNGAINFVLCDGSVRVFLATMDIRILSCLATISGGESAELP
- a CDS encoding DUF1559 domain-containing protein; this encodes MFGSLRARNDQQEALRPWAPAHRLLPAASHRPRWAFTLVELLVVIAIIGILIALLLPAVQAAREAARRTQCMNNLKQLGLGCLSYESAKKTLPPGHIQNSGANNQCNRGGGLYENWALDILPYIEEKQTWSLYHFDKTNDDASNALAEQTLLPSMACPSDPNPPQLAYPDIYIDTPQRVYASSSYKGVGGRAWGNAPSDGAYWDTYQAGAGELSLADKGPLPQIMPISNCPMAAFSSAPVKLKNITDGASKSLLVGEYTTVTQPTGGPPPTSRSAFWASSIYGNDVGNIALPYACKGNMNSATCTSAIASTSMLIALDPDYDKCIAVLSTGGSACKRSFAGVHSGGGAINFVLCDGSTRAFTITMDLRILASFATISGAESWELP